The Brassica rapa cultivar Chiifu-401-42 chromosome A10, CAAS_Brap_v3.01, whole genome shotgun sequence genome segment TTCAAGCGCGTGACCTCTACTCCCCTTCACCAATCAGAATGCGACACCTGTGCTGAACCCGTATCGGACGGGATCACAGGTAAGAGGCGGGTCGCCAAATTAAACCCaatttctcatttatttttatccAAAAGGCCTCAAAACCTGAGCCCATGAACCTGTTTAAAACCCTCAATGGGGTTGCTCTTAGTGCTATTGATTAATGATATACATAGtgcaatattttaaatttatttatttatcgtCCAACTTGCGTTAATAACTTCGTACATAAATTAATGACAGCTCATTGACCATCCGGAAGAATCTGAACATCATCCTCCAgggaaagattttttttatataacataataatttcaTATATTAGATTATACAGTAGTTTGATCTTAAACGTAAACCATATCAAATCATATCATGTAACTAGATTAAAGTTGGGAGTAGTTTATTTAGTTGTTAGCAACAACTCactaatttttctaaaaatcactatttaaaaatttgtaatttttgtaACAAAGTACTTAGTATAGTTAATGTATTTTCCACATTTATGTTCACTACTAGTTAGTGTTGTCTGTTGTTTTAAGTGTTTTCTGTTGTTGTCGTTGTGTTAAAGTTTacttttattatgtttaaaCTGCTATCTTCAAGATCAAATATATACGAATTTTACTTTCTTTATACAAATAGTACTGTTTAAAATTTCCACGCCAGCTATTTCTTCatgcttatatatataatcatatttattatacttGAAATGTAATGAAAGAAATTCAAAACTAATTAGGTTAAAATTTCCACGCCAGCTATTTCTTCatgcttatatatataatcatatttattatacttGAAATGTAATGAAAGAAATTCAAAACTaattagctttttttttaaagggtaAAACTAATAATGTAATGCTTGCGGGAAGCCTCTATGGCAGTCAACAAAACAACATGATTGTAAGACAAGACGGCAATCTCTATTAAACACGTATAACTGACTAACGAGTGTATTTGATCTTGAAGATAgcattttaaacataataaaagtGATATCATTTCAATCATACAACGAATAAAAAACTGAtggatgacaaaaaaagaagtaaatgaACAAAGAAAAGATGCAATGgaaagaaaaatctaaatacgaTTAGTTTGAAAAGTTATAGATAATACTGGTTGAAAAACTTGCTCATATAATACCGTAAAGTTAATGGTACTATTTCTGAATTCAGGAAGAGGAAAATATATTCTTGTTTCTTTGCTTGTCAATTGTCAACATaaacgaacaaaaaaaaagttttgacgAGAGAAGATGCATGCATGGTGAAGTCACACGCAGAGATACGAATGTTTGAAATAGACAAAGGAATATAGATACATAAGAGCCCATCACTTTCGCATACACGAATACATCCCCCTCTAACCCGATACTTAACCCATTCCTTCATTTaccaatttatttttcaaagttCGTTCTCCTTTATAAAACACTTCATATATCTGCAGATTCATACACTTTGGACGTTTAATGTCACATTTTGGACTTTAAAAagcatatttgatttttttttataaacatgtTTGATGAGTGGTGATACGACAATGACATTAGCACAAGCTTGGTTTCAATGTCCTCAACTCGGATTGGTCTAGAGATTTATTTATTACAACATggtttatattttctaactTGTTTCCTCTTTGAATACCATTCCTACTACTTAGatttacttttttctttttttttttaatcttgaaACCAAAGTTTATTTTTAGAACGGCAGTTGCAGTCCACCAAGAAAATGAATACCAAGTTAGTtgtttagatataatattttttcttcctCTTTGTAGTTTACAACAAAAGAAAATCGGCTATAACTGGATTGTTGATTTTTTGAAATGAAATAATGtgaaataatttatttcattaatttttaaaagttcacGATTTCACATGAATGAAATAAAATACTCATTCTATCAATTCCATAACTAAACAGATAAGATATACAAAAAGTAATTTCATAACAAATTTGGTTatgaatacataaaataaattatattctacttattattgtattttattcCTAACATTCTGTTTATATTAATTCTACCAATTCCTAATTGAACTTGTAATTATTTACGGATAAATCATTTACAAGATGCTATATACTCAGCAAtagtagattaaaaaaaaaagccaaaacaaatggataaaccgattttttttttttgattttcctTAAAAAAGAGGGTCAACAAAAAGGAATATAACAAGATTATATCAACAGAAACGCACCGAGCTCACAGTTTCCTCTGataacgcaaaaaaaaaaaaaaaaaaaaatcaaattcattAAGAGAGAATTTTAAAAAGGTGCAAATTGGaaaaccagagagagagagagagaggaaaacaAGTGGCTTGCTAGCTCGCCGAACTTTGTTCAACAATGGCGGTTTCTTAGGGTTTGAGCTTCTATTTGATCGGAGAAAAAAAGTCTCTCGTCTAGATCGCGAATCTTCCGATGGAAATGCCCGGCGCTAGAAGATCCAATTACACTCTGCTTAGTCAATTCCCCGACGACCAGGTCTCCGTCTCCGTCACCGGAGCTCCTCCGCCTCATTATGACTCCTCCTTGTCCAGCGCCAGCAACAACAACAGCGGGAACAACGGAAAATCCAAATCCGGATTCGATTGGGATCATGGTGATCACAGGCAACCGAATCGGGTTGGGAATATGTATTCGTCGTCGCTCGGTTTGCAGAGGCAATCGAGCGGGAGCAGCTTCGGCGAGAGCTCGTTGTCAGGGGATTACTATGTGCCTACGCTCTCCGCGGCGGGTAACGAGATCGAAATGGTTGGGTTTCCTCAAGACGTCGGGTTAGGTGATTCGAGGATGCAGATGGGGATGGATTCCGCTGGGGGTTCGTCGTCTGGGAAGAGCTGGGCGCAGCAGACGGAGGAGAGTTATCAGCTGCAGCTTGCGTTGGCGTTGAGGCTTTCCTCGGAGGCTACTTGCGCTGATGATCCGAACTTTCTGGATCCTGTACCGGACGAGTCTGCTTTGCGGACTTCACCAAGTTCTGCTGAAACCGTTTCTCATCGCTTCTgggtaaagaaaaagaaaaaaaaaatagattagtaagagATGGGATGATGCATTGCAGAATATGATTCTTTTGTGTACTGTATCAGGTAAATGGATGCTTATCGTACTATGATAAAGTTCCTGACGGATTTTATATGATTGATGGTCTGGATCCATATATTTGGACCTTATGCATTGATCTAAATGAAAGTGGCCGCATCCCTTCAATTGAATCGTTGAGAGCTATTGATTCTGGTGTTGACTCTTCGCTGGAAGCCATCTTAGTCGATCGGCGTGTTGATCCAGCCTTCAAGGAACTTCACAATAGAGTCCACGACATCTCTTGTAGCTGCATAACCACAAAAGAGGTTGTGGACCAGCTGGCAAAACTAATCTGCAATCGTATGGGGTTTGTACTCATACAATCCTCGTAATCTTTTTTGAAGTAATAATTTTATATCTCCCCCTGGCTTCTCACTTTGTTTGGTAATCATTGTTTTCACCTCCTTCAGAGGTTCAGTTATCATGGGGGAAGATGAGTTGGTTCCCATGTGGAAGGAGTGCATTAACGGTCTAAAAGAGTGCTTTAAAGTTGTGGTTCCCATAGGTAGCCTCTCTGTAGGACTCTGCAGACACCGAGCTTTACTCTTCAAAGTGAGATCCCAACTTCGATGCTATTGCCAGGACATTTAAGACGTATCTTATGAAATGATCGTATAAACTATTCTGCTTCATGGATTTGTTTGTACAGTAATACTTGTGAAGACACTTTTCTTcgaacaaattaaaaaaaaaaagtggtttTACTAGCTTGAAAACAGTGTATTTTTAGCCGGTTTTTTATTTATCCCGTaatgttttctttgtttttgtttttaagttgtttaTCCCCGCATTTGGTGCATGCAGGTACTGGCTGACATAATAGATTTACCCTGTCGAATCGCAAAGGGGTGCAAATATTGTAATAGAGACGATGCTGCGTCGTGCCTTGTCAGGTTTGGGCTTGATAGGTACGGGTCCAAGTGATTGTGATGGTGCATTCTCTACCTTTTTGTTTCTGTAGGAACAAGTATGGCACCAATGTTTCTCATTATGTTGATAACATGGAATACATTGTTTTGGTTTCAGGGAGTATCTTGTTGATTTAGTTGGAAAACCAGGCCACTTGTGGGAGCCTGATTCCTTGCTAAATGGTCCCTCGACTATCTCAATTTCATCACCTTTGCGGTTTCCCCGACCCAGGCCAGTTGAACCTGCGGTCGATTTTAGGGAACTAGCCAAGCAGTACTTCACCGACAGTGAATCTCTTAATCTTGTTTTCGATCCTGCATCAGGTAGTCCGATGAAAAGAAcatgaattatattttaactatatgCATGCTTCTTACATCTCATTTTCTATCTTTCCTGAAAGTAGAATCTCCTGTCATTGtatatattcttttattatGTCTTCGTTATCTGAAGGTTAGCAGTCTTAGAATTgttctattgttttttttttgtgtgtgtaatgGTTGTGGATGTGGGTGCGTTGCTTTGGAATTGAAgttctttttgatattttagtttaaattcCTGTTGTACTTGTCTTCTGGACTCtgatttcttatattttgtttgaattcTTGTAGATGATATAGGATTCTCAATGTTTCATAGGGGTGGAGAAAATGATGGTTCGGCAGAAAATGGGGGTGGATCTGTGCCTCCCGGTGCTAATATGCCTCCACAGAACATAATGCGTGCCTCAAATCAAGTCCAAGATGCAGTACCTATAAATGCCCCACCAATCAATCAGCCGGTTGTGAACAGAGCAAACAGGGATCTTGGACTCGATGGTGATGATATGGACATCCCATGGTGTGATCTTAATATAAAAGAGAAGATTGGAGCAGGTATTAGTTTTATCCATCAAGCAGTCATTTAGTTTATGAAAAAGATATATGAAATTCTTATGTAAGTGGGTTTGCTTTGGCATTTagtctcaaacaaaataataatatactgcCATTTAGAAGTTTATTTCTTCTCTGAGAGTTCGGAATTGTCTTATCTGTCCGCTTATATTCCTACTGCTTTTTCAGGTTCCTTTGGCACTGTTCATCGTGCTGAGTGGCATGGCTCGGTAAGAACTTTTTATCTGAAGTTTGCATGGCTGATTTCTAAAAGTATGGTGGGTTTTAACTAGTAATACTTGGATCTGTTGGATGATAAAAGGGGCAAATTATTTAATCGGTATGGTCTGACAtaaattatattcttatttCCTAACGAAAAAGTATCCTCAAATTAGTTTTATGTCTTTCTATCATAAATATATCTTCCTGTTTGAATCTTCCATTGCTATCACGAGCGGAATTCTAACTTTGATTATTGGAAAATTGTCCACCACCAATTTCAGGATGTTGCTGTGAAAATTCTCATGGAGCAAGACTTCCATGCTGAGCGTGTCAATGAGTTCTTGAGAGAGGTGCACAACCTAAAACTTTCTCGTTTTTTCTTGGTAACGAACTTGGTGTACTAAACCCTTCATGATATCTTGATTCACCGCTAGGTTGCAATAATGAAACGCCTTCGCCACCCGAATATTGTTCTCTTCATGGGAGCTGTCACTCAACCTCCAAATTTGTCAATAGTGACAGAATATTTGTCAAGGTACTGTTTACATGGATTTCGAAGATTTTGTGTCTGCTGTAGAGTTTTAAGCCTATTCTATTGCTAATGCAATCGTCTCTTTTGAAACAGAGGTAGTTTATTCAGACTTTTGCATAAAAGTGGAGCAAGAGAGCAACTGGATGAGAGACGCCGCTTGAGTATGGCATATGATGTGGTATGTTTGACCTTCTTCCTTTACCACTCCTGAACGGGTTTCAAATTGAGTTGATTACTTTGTGATCTTGGGTTTATTTCTCATCGAGTTTTCTTACCATTTCTGTGTTGCAGGCTAAAGGAATGAATTATCTCCATAATCGCAATCCTCCGATTGTACATAGAGATCTAAAATCTCCAAACTTGCTGGTCGACAAAAAATACACCGTCAAGGTTTGAATCTGAATTACAAAATTGTTTTGTCCAGAGTCTTTAGTTTGTTTCAGTATATATCATTCTTCTTGCGGGACCAGTGTAGAATTTTTATGTTGAATCATTTTAAGGACATTGCGAAAAGACATTAGTCTGCTGTAACCCATGAAAGTTGGCCCCAAGCTATTGTCTGAAAAGGCATCTCTCTTGCAAAACATTATTTCTTTTAAGTCTTCGATTGGTCTTAAAATTTCAGGTTTGTGATTTTGGTCTCTCGCGGTTAAAGGCCAGCACGTTCCTTTCATCAAAGTCGGCAGCTGGAACTGTAAGTTCAGTTAGTTTGAAGCTGAATTCAACTGAACAAGTCAACTCAATTTTGGGTCCTATTAACTATTTGTTCTgtagaagaaacaaaactgaTTGGCTTTTGATATTACAGCCCGAGTGGATGGCACCAGAGGTCCTGCGGGATGAGCAATCTAATGAGAAGTCAGACGTGTACAGCTTTGGGGTCATCTTGTGGGAGCTTGCTACATTGCAGCAACCATGGGGTAATTTGAATCCTGCTCAGGTACTCTCTACTCCAAAAAGTTATTTTGCACTAGAAAGTTGCTCATCACATGTTTTTTTATCAGCAACGATGTTTCATAACACGCTATATTggtcattaaaataaaaactggtCCACAGGTTGTAGCTGCGGTTGGTTTCAAGAATAAACGGCTTGAGATCCCTCGGAACCTGAACCCTCAAGTTGCAGCAATAATCGAGGGTTGTTGGACAAAGTACGCTAcaaaagttctttttttttttctttctgaaactTCATTTATGATTCCTCCCTTGAATCATCCTTCATTTTTGATTTGCCAGTGAGCCGTGGAAGCGTCCATCATTTGCAACAATTATGGACTTGCTAAGACCATTGATCAAATCAGCGGTTCCTCCACCCAACCGCTTGGATCTGTGAAACACCGGCCCACTTGGAAACACGATATTAATAATTGATGATGTGCACATATACTCTCAGCATTATTTTGCTGCCCAGGAGGGAGACACTAGTTAAGATAGCTGTAAGGTACATACCTCGTGAGCTATGGTCCATACACACTCGCTGTTCTAGTGCCACTcttttcatttctattttttttttgccttctcttttgttgttgtttttctaTGTTGCAGATTGTTAAAAGTGTACATGATTATTGTCACAGGGAAGGAAAAAAAGTAAATCAAGTAGTAAGTGGAAACAGTAAGGGATATTCTATTATCTACCTCCTAGGGGTGTGAGCAATATATTGTTGTAAGCCTTTTGTAGTAGTGACACTTTAAGCTATCTTTTTTTGTCTAATCCTTCATGTGATATGTTTCTTTTAAGTTACCTTGTTGTACATTTAAGCTACTAAATTAGTAGCTCCTAGTAACTAAGAGAGTCCAAACCAAGAAAAAAGAGTCGTGTGTCAGTGTGGTTTTGCAAATTCAGTATGATTCATTGGATTGTACATTGTATTTGTCAAGTGTGTAAATCACAGGAGATTATCATGAGGATTTGTGATTGTAACTCGTAATGTTAAAAGGTTGCTCATGGTTTAAGTGGAGCTTGTTCAGGAAAACGAAGAGTGAGaaatgaaagaagaaaaatatctCAAGATTGTGAAAATATCTACCAagaattttttgataaaaaaaaaaaaattctaccaAGAATTTTGTGTTGCCTTCGCAAGGAAGTAAATTTGGCCTCACCTATTGATAACGACTTTACCTTAATTACTCGTCTTTCATAAttgtataaaaaattaaaaaaacagaacagaacagacACTGTGTGTTGATGGGGCTAGTGACCAATAGGATTGCGTAAAATTCAATCTATGACAGTGAGGGTCCACTTGTAAAGCTGACCTGGCAAACACGGAAAATCACTCCTTCCTTTTAAAAATCTAAGATTACGTGGGGGACCCATCACCTCACAACTTTCTTTCTCCTTCggattgcaaaaaaaaaaaaactagagatagagagagaagcGAAGCGAAGCAGCAAGGAAACAACAGTCTTCTTCAATGTCGGTTTTCAACTCTAAAAACACAACGAATCAACGATGGAAGATGACACAAAAGATGAATCCACGGTGGCTGGGAACTGCCCCACCGCACCGCCTTTCTCTCCCCCAGATTTTTTCTTACATATCTCACTAACAGTTTGTCGGTTACATCCTCCCCTAAACCTTTATAAACCCCATCATCTTCCCCTTAATCCATTTTCTTAAGTAAACTCCTTTGATTACCACACCCACTCCCATAAGTTACTTCTCTTCCCTAAACCAATATAActtctatatttatattttttcaaatgagCCCAGAGAAGGATGGTGTTTCCATACCTCTCCACGTCGACATAACAGACGTGGCTTCTCCACTCCCCATGCCGCTAGACATCTTGCACGGGAACCCAATCCCGCCGTTTCTATCCAAAACGTTCGATTTGGTGGATGATCCGAGTCTCGACCCGGTCATATCTTGGGGGCTGACCGGCGCGAGCTTCGTCGTCTGGGACCCTGTGGAGTTCGCCAGAATCATACTCCCGCGGAATTTTAAACACAACAATTTCTCCAGCTTCGTCAGACAGCTTAACACTTATGTCGGTATCTCTGTTATGTCTCTATGTCTGTAAATGTTATAATATGTTCCTCTGCTTTTGTTTTGTAGATTTGGATATATGACTCATGATGACTCATGGATGATCATTTTCTATTGTTCTTTACCATTTGTTAATTCTTacctgtttttctttcttttaatttttgttatctttttttgtaatttaatttgTTGTATAGATTGTTGAAactggctttttttttttgataaaactgTAAATACCTGTAATTATGCTTTTTGGGATTTGTGCAATCTCTATAGTGTAAATATTTCTGATTATGTATCTATCAATTTGGGCTTGTGTTGTATGTTATTTTTACTGGTCATgtgaaataaattttgtaatcttGTTCTGTTGAAATGATCATATCCTCTTGTGTAATTAGTTTTGTTCTTTCCCTCATGGTAAACTTGCTCACTATACAAGTTCAAAGGTTGAAATCTTCTCACTATAACTAAACAGACCAAAGATCTAGTTTTGCAATCAATCTGCTGTTGTAATCTTGATGTGATTGTTGGGGGATTGATGTTCTTTGTGGGTTTGAATGTGTTCAGGGATTCCGGAAGATTGATACCGACAAATGGGAATTCGCCAACGAGGCTTTCCTTAGAGGACAGAAGCATCTTCTCAAGAACATTCACCGTCGCCGTTCGCCACAATCCAACCAAGCTTGCAGCAGTAGCATCACCAGCCAACAAAGCCAAGGGTCACCCACCGAGGTCGGAGAAGAGATCGAGAAGCTGAGGAAAGAGCGCCGCGCGTTGATGGAAGAAATGGTTGAGCTTCAGCAGCAAAACAGAGGCACTGCTCGTCACGTGGACACTGTGAACCAGAGGCTGAAAGCTGCTGAGCAGCGGCAGAAGCAGATGCTCTCTTTCTTGGCTAAGTTGTTTCAGAACCCAGGCTTCTTGGACCGCCTCAAGAGCCTCAAAGGAGAAGGAGGGGGTCTTGGATTCGAAAAGGCGAGAAAGAAGTTCATCAAGCACTCCCCAACAGGAGGGGAGATTGTGAAGTATGAAGCTGATGACTGGGAGAGACTGTTAATGTCAGAGGAAAAAGACACTGAGAACATTCTACCCTCAAACCAGGGGATGACTTCAACCGATCCAAAAGGGAAGAACCTGATGAATccatcagaagaagaaacaatgAATCAAGATTACTTCTTACCTTTTCCAACTCCTGAAGGACTTATCAAACAAGAAGAGACTTGGAGCATGGGTTTCGACACTACAATACCGAGTTTCAGCAACGAGGATGTGTGGGGAAACACAATGGACTATAATGTCGCAGAGTTTGGTTCTGTTCCAGAAACATCAAGTGGTGGTTGTTTGCCTGATGTATGTTGGGAACAGTTTGCTGCAGGGATGACAGAGACTGGATTCAACTGGCCACCTGGTGATGATACTACTCCAATGG includes the following:
- the CTR1 gene encoding serine/threonine-protein kinase CTR1, with amino-acid sequence MEMPGARRSNYTLLSQFPDDQVSVSVTGAPPPHYDSSLSSASNNNSGNNGKSKSGFDWDHGDHRQPNRVGNMYSSSLGLQRQSSGSSFGESSLSGDYYVPTLSAAGNEIEMVGFPQDVGLGDSRMQMGMDSAGGSSSGKSWAQQTEESYQLQLALALRLSSEATCADDPNFLDPVPDESALRTSPSSAETVSHRFWVNGCLSYYDKVPDGFYMIDGLDPYIWTLCIDLNESGRIPSIESLRAIDSGVDSSLEAILVDRRVDPAFKELHNRVHDISCSCITTKEVVDQLAKLICNRMGGSVIMGEDELVPMWKECINGLKECFKVVVPIGSLSVGLCRHRALLFKVLADIIDLPCRIAKGCKYCNRDDAASCLVRFGLDREYLVDLVGKPGHLWEPDSLLNGPSTISISSPLRFPRPRPVEPAVDFRELAKQYFTDSESLNLVFDPASDDIGFSMFHRGGENDGSAENGGGSVPPGANMPPQNIMRASNQVQDAVPINAPPINQPVVNRANRDLGLDGDDMDIPWCDLNIKEKIGAGSFGTVHRAEWHGSDVAVKILMEQDFHAERVNEFLREVAIMKRLRHPNIVLFMGAVTQPPNLSIVTEYLSRGSLFRLLHKSGAREQLDERRRLSMAYDVAKGMNYLHNRNPPIVHRDLKSPNLLVDKKYTVKVCDFGLSRLKASTFLSSKSAAGTPEWMAPEVLRDEQSNEKSDVYSFGVILWELATLQQPWGNLNPAQVVAAVGFKNKRLEIPRNLNPQVAAIIEGCWTNEPWKRPSFATIMDLLRPLIKSAVPPPNRLDL
- the LOC103847365 gene encoding heat stress transcription factor A-3; the encoded protein is MSPEKDGVSIPLHVDITDVASPLPMPLDILHGNPIPPFLSKTFDLVDDPSLDPVISWGLTGASFVVWDPVEFARIILPRNFKHNNFSSFVRQLNTYGFRKIDTDKWEFANEAFLRGQKHLLKNIHRRRSPQSNQACSSSITSQQSQGSPTEVGEEIEKLRKERRALMEEMVELQQQNRGTARHVDTVNQRLKAAEQRQKQMLSFLAKLFQNPGFLDRLKSLKGEGGGLGFEKARKKFIKHSPTGGEIVKYEADDWERLLMSEEKDTENILPSNQGMTSTDPKGKNLMNPSEEETMNQDYFLPFPTPEGLIKQEETWSMGFDTTIPSFSNEDVWGNTMDYNVAEFGSVPETSSGGCLPDVCWEQFAAGMTETGFNWPPGDDTTPMDDP